One genomic segment of Synechocystis sp. LKSZ1 includes these proteins:
- a CDS encoding magnesium chelatase subunit H → MFTHVKSTIRRIEPDDTNGRSLLKVVYVVLESQYQSALSTAVKNINRTNPHLVIQVSGYLIEELRDPQNYEDFKRDIAEANLFIASLIFIEDLADKVVAAVQPHRDRLDAAIVFPSMPQVMRLNKLGTFSMAQLGQSKSAIAQFMRKRKENSGAGFQDAMLKLLRTLPNVLKYLPVDKAQDARNFMLSFQYWLGGSSENLENFLLMLTDKYVYPNLGLGKLVNYEEPVVYPDMGIWHPLSLKMFEDVKSYLAWYNSRTDISDDLKDPLAPCVGLVLQRTHLVTGDDAHYVGMVQELEAMGARVIPVFSGGLDFSKPVDEYFWDKSLPGVEPLAIVDAVVSLTGFALVGGPARQDHPKAIDSLKRLNRPYMCALPLVFQTTEEWEESDLGLHPIQVALQIAIPELDGAIEPIILSGRDGSTGRAIALQDRLEAIAQRAMKWASLRKKPKLDKKVAITVFSFPPDKGNVGTAAYLDVFGSIYEVMKGLQGNGYDVQDLPGSAQELMEAVIHDAQAQYHSPELNVAYRMSVEQYEHLTPYSVRLEENWGKPPGHLNSDGQNLLIYGKEFGNVFIGVQPTFGYEGDPMRLLFSRSASPHHGFAAYYTYLNHIWKADAVLHFGTHGSLEFMPGKQMGMSGDCYPDNLIGNIPNLYYYAANNPSEATIAKRRSYAATISYLTPPAENAGLYKGLQELSELIGSYQTLKDTGRGVPIVNTIMDKARLCNLDQDIALPDTDAKDLSSEERDTIVGSVYRKLMEIESRLLPCGLHVIGKPPSAEEAIATLVNISSLDREEEGIWSLPTLIAESIGRQMEDIYRNSDKGVLTDVELQQSITLATRAAVSALVYEQINADGRVSLVSKLNFFNIGKKAPWVQALADAGYPNVDQDKLKSLMEYLEFCLEQVCADNELGGLLKALEGEYVLPGPGGDPIRNPNVLPTGKNIHALDPQSIPTLAAVQSAKIVVDRLIERQKIDNGGNYPETIACVLWGTDNIKTYGESLAQIMWMVGVKPVPDALGRVNKLELLSLEELGRPRIDVVVNCSGVFRDLFINQMNLLDQAVKMAAEAEEPLEMNFVRKHALAQAEEMGVNVRQAATRVFSNASGSYSSNVNLAVENSSWEDEAELQEMYLKRKSFAFDSDNPGMMAESRTMFERALKTADATFQNLDSSEISLTDVSHYFDSDPTKLISTLRDDGKKPSAYIADTTTANAQVRTLSETVRLDARTKLLNPKWYEGMLSHGYEGVRELSKRLVNTMGWSATAGAVDNWVYEDANTTFIKDPEMCKRLMDLNPNSFRKMVGTLLEVNGRGYWETSQENLDRLQELYQEVEDRIEGVE, encoded by the coding sequence ATGTTCACTCACGTCAAGTCCACCATTCGCCGCATTGAGCCAGACGATACTAACGGGCGTTCTCTGCTTAAGGTGGTCTATGTCGTGCTGGAGTCTCAGTACCAGAGCGCTCTCTCGACAGCCGTCAAAAATATTAACCGTACCAATCCCCATCTGGTCATCCAAGTTAGCGGTTATTTAATTGAGGAGTTGCGAGACCCCCAGAACTACGAAGACTTTAAACGGGATATTGCCGAGGCAAATCTCTTCATTGCCTCCCTGATCTTTATTGAGGATCTGGCCGATAAAGTTGTGGCGGCCGTTCAGCCCCACCGGGATCGCCTGGATGCTGCCATTGTTTTTCCCTCCATGCCCCAGGTGATGCGCCTCAATAAGCTGGGGACGTTTTCTATGGCGCAGTTGGGCCAGTCCAAAAGTGCGATCGCCCAATTCATGCGCAAACGCAAGGAAAATTCCGGGGCCGGCTTCCAGGATGCCATGCTTAAACTCCTGCGTACGTTACCCAATGTGCTGAAATACCTGCCGGTGGATAAGGCCCAGGATGCCCGTAACTTCATGCTCAGCTTCCAGTATTGGCTAGGGGGCTCCTCGGAAAACTTAGAGAATTTCCTGTTGATGCTGACGGATAAATATGTTTATCCAAACCTGGGCTTGGGCAAACTGGTGAACTACGAAGAGCCAGTAGTCTATCCGGACATGGGCATTTGGCATCCCCTCTCCCTGAAGATGTTTGAGGATGTGAAATCCTACCTGGCCTGGTACAACAGCCGCACAGATATTAGTGATGATCTCAAGGATCCCTTAGCGCCTTGCGTTGGTCTGGTGTTGCAACGAACCCATTTGGTGACGGGGGATGATGCTCACTACGTCGGCATGGTGCAGGAACTAGAAGCCATGGGGGCCCGCGTAATCCCTGTCTTTTCCGGGGGTCTGGACTTTTCTAAACCTGTGGATGAATATTTCTGGGATAAATCCCTGCCCGGCGTCGAACCCTTGGCCATTGTCGATGCCGTTGTTTCCTTGACGGGGTTTGCCCTTGTTGGTGGCCCGGCTCGTCAAGACCATCCCAAGGCCATTGATTCCCTCAAGCGACTAAATCGGCCCTATATGTGCGCCCTGCCCCTAGTCTTCCAAACCACAGAAGAGTGGGAGGAAAGCGATCTAGGCCTACACCCGATCCAAGTGGCCCTGCAAATCGCCATTCCTGAACTGGATGGAGCCATTGAACCGATTATTCTTTCGGGTCGAGATGGGTCTACGGGCCGGGCCATTGCGTTACAGGATCGCTTAGAGGCCATCGCCCAACGGGCCATGAAGTGGGCCAGCCTGCGCAAAAAACCGAAATTAGATAAAAAAGTCGCGATTACCGTCTTTAGCTTCCCACCGGATAAGGGCAATGTTGGTACAGCTGCCTACCTGGATGTTTTTGGCTCTATTTATGAAGTAATGAAGGGCCTACAAGGCAACGGCTATGATGTCCAAGACCTGCCCGGTTCGGCCCAGGAACTGATGGAAGCCGTCATCCACGATGCCCAGGCCCAGTACCACAGCCCCGAACTGAACGTGGCCTATCGCATGTCGGTGGAGCAATACGAACACCTGACCCCCTACTCGGTACGTCTCGAGGAAAACTGGGGTAAACCGCCGGGACACCTCAATAGTGATGGGCAAAATCTACTGATCTACGGCAAAGAGTTCGGCAATGTCTTCATTGGGGTACAGCCCACCTTTGGCTACGAAGGCGATCCCATGCGTCTGCTCTTCTCTCGTTCCGCCAGTCCCCACCACGGCTTTGCCGCCTACTATACCTACCTCAACCATATCTGGAAGGCGGATGCCGTCCTCCACTTCGGTACCCACGGCTCCCTGGAGTTCATGCCCGGTAAACAGATGGGGATGTCCGGGGATTGCTATCCCGACAACTTGATCGGCAATATCCCTAACCTTTACTACTACGCCGCCAATAACCCCTCCGAAGCCACCATTGCCAAACGTCGGAGCTACGCCGCCACCATTTCCTACCTGACGCCGCCAGCGGAAAATGCCGGTCTTTACAAGGGCCTACAGGAATTAAGTGAACTGATTGGTTCCTACCAAACCCTCAAGGATACGGGTCGGGGTGTTCCTATCGTCAACACGATTATGGACAAGGCCCGGCTCTGTAATCTAGACCAGGATATTGCTCTGCCCGATACCGATGCCAAGGATCTGAGCAGTGAGGAACGGGATACCATCGTTGGCTCTGTCTATCGCAAGCTGATGGAAATTGAGTCCCGTCTATTACCCTGTGGTCTCCACGTGATCGGCAAACCTCCGAGCGCTGAAGAGGCGATTGCCACTTTAGTTAATATTTCGAGTTTGGATCGGGAAGAAGAGGGAATTTGGTCTCTGCCCACGCTCATTGCCGAGAGCATTGGTCGCCAGATGGAGGATATCTACCGCAATAGCGATAAAGGAGTCTTAACTGATGTCGAACTCCAGCAGAGCATTACCCTAGCGACTCGCGCTGCAGTTTCGGCATTGGTTTATGAACAGATCAATGCCGATGGCCGGGTTTCCTTGGTTTCTAAACTAAACTTCTTCAATATCGGTAAGAAGGCCCCCTGGGTACAGGCCCTGGCCGATGCTGGCTATCCCAACGTGGATCAGGATAAACTCAAGTCCCTGATGGAATACCTGGAATTCTGTCTGGAGCAGGTTTGTGCCGATAACGAACTGGGCGGCCTGCTCAAGGCCCTGGAAGGGGAATACGTCCTCCCTGGCCCTGGTGGCGACCCCATCCGTAACCCCAACGTCCTGCCGACCGGTAAAAATATCCACGCCCTTGATCCCCAATCGATTCCGACCCTGGCAGCGGTACAATCGGCCAAAATTGTGGTGGATCGCCTGATTGAGCGGCAAAAAATCGATAACGGCGGTAACTATCCCGAAACCATCGCCTGTGTCCTCTGGGGAACCGACAATATCAAAACCTACGGCGAATCCCTGGCCCAAATTATGTGGATGGTCGGCGTCAAGCCCGTACCCGATGCCCTGGGCCGGGTCAATAAACTGGAATTGCTCTCCCTGGAAGAATTGGGCCGGCCCCGTATTGATGTAGTGGTCAACTGCTCTGGAGTCTTCCGGGATCTGTTCATTAACCAGATGAACCTTTTGGATCAAGCGGTGAAAATGGCCGCCGAAGCCGAAGAACCCCTGGAAATGAACTTTGTCCGTAAGCACGCCCTGGCCCAAGCCGAAGAAATGGGGGTCAATGTTCGCCAAGCGGCCACGCGGGTCTTCTCCAATGCCTCCGGTTCCTATTCCTCCAATGTCAACCTGGCCGTGGAAAACAGTAGCTGGGAAGATGAAGCGGAATTGCAGGAAATGTACCTCAAGCGTAAATCCTTTGCCTTTGACTCCGATAATCCGGGCATGATGGCCGAAAGTCGCACGATGTTTGAACGGGCCTTGAAGACCGCCGATGCAACTTTCCAAAACCTAGATTCCTCGGAAATCAGCTTGACGGATGTCTCCCACTACTTCGACTCCGACCCCACCAAGTTGATCTCCACCCTACGGGATGATGGTAAAAAACCTTCGGCCTACATTGCCGACACCACCACCGCCAACGCCCAGGTACGGACGTTATCCGAAACGGTACGTCTGGATGCCCGCACTAAGTTGCTCAATCCCAAGTGGTACGAAGGCATGCTTTCCCACGGCTACGAAGGTGTCCGGGAACTATCCAAACGTCTCGTCAACACTATGGGCTGGAGTGCTACGGCCGGCGCAGTGGATAACTGGGTCTATGAGGATGCCAATACCACCTTTATCAAAGATCCGGAAATGTGTAAACGGCTGATGGATCTCAATCCCAACTCCTTCCGCAAGATGGTTGGAACCCTGCTAGAAGTGAATGGCCGGGGCTATTGGGAAACCTCCCAAGAAAACCTCGACCGCTTGCAGGAACTCTATCAAGAAGTAGAAGACCGCATTGAGGGGGTCGAGTAG
- a CDS encoding FlgT C-terminal domain-containing protein: MENQSYAPMIAKPGAFPAKVARVIDNYKLVINRGKEHGIREGQRVMIYKVDQEQIVDPDTGKLLGNLELVKGTGKVFQVEDKYAIIESDKTYQKLSINRRGNRVAQLFLGDVDNFGVIKPKEVILRPFDNPQVGDSVKPI; the protein is encoded by the coding sequence ATGGAAAATCAATCCTATGCCCCTATGATTGCTAAACCTGGAGCTTTTCCAGCAAAAGTTGCTAGAGTTATTGATAATTATAAGCTGGTGATTAATCGCGGCAAAGAGCATGGTATTCGTGAAGGACAAAGAGTCATGATTTATAAGGTAGATCAAGAGCAAATTGTTGATCCTGACACAGGTAAGTTGCTAGGAAACTTAGAATTAGTTAAGGGCACTGGTAAAGTTTTTCAGGTAGAAGACAAATATGCGATCATTGAGTCTGATAAAACATATCAAAAACTCAGTATTAATAGAAGAGGTAATCGTGTAGCACAGCTTTTCTTAGGAGATGTTGATAATTTTGGGGTAATAAAACCAAAAGAAGTAATTTTAAGGCCATTCGACAACCCTCAAGTTGGCGATTCTGTTAAACCCATTTAA
- a CDS encoding DNA cytosine methyltransferase yields the protein MATQYISVKETAEILNCSEQYVRQLLRYGEISGERISSRWIVASESVQNYGIKREDTSLSIPDHGRRALGKPDLKALSFFSGCMGLDLGLEKEGIHVLLACEIDTAARKTIETNRPDMALIGDIRDYSAGEIREKAGLSSSDEIDVMVGGPPCQAFSSAGKRQGFNDERGNVFLTFIDLIIELKPRFAVIENVRGLLSAPLKHRPHEMRGNKFPPLSQDEQRGGALLFITQRLKDAGYSVSFNLYNAANFGSPQQRERVIMTCSRDREKLPYLTPTHAEKSLYELPKWRTLREALEGLPKDGHHFVKFPEKRLKYYRLLKPGQYWRNLPEELHQEALGASYHAGGGKTGFYRRLAWDKPAPTLVTHPAMPATDLAHPEEDRPLSIEEYKRIQELPDDWIIAGTLLEQYRQVGNAVPCSLGRAVARMLLSHLRGEPPVNYPDFPYSRYHKTDDVSWMSDMGCFEESSTKQLSLNLV from the coding sequence ATGGCTACCCAGTACATCTCCGTAAAAGAGACCGCTGAAATCTTAAACTGCTCGGAGCAATATGTTCGTCAGCTACTCCGGTATGGCGAAATCAGCGGTGAGAGGATCAGCAGTCGGTGGATCGTCGCATCGGAGTCTGTTCAGAACTATGGTATTAAGAGAGAAGATACCAGCTTAAGCATTCCCGATCATGGGCGGCGAGCCCTCGGCAAACCCGATCTCAAAGCTTTGAGTTTTTTTTCTGGCTGTATGGGTTTGGATTTGGGACTAGAAAAGGAAGGTATCCATGTGTTGCTTGCTTGTGAAATCGATACAGCCGCTCGGAAAACGATTGAGACCAATCGACCAGATATGGCCCTGATCGGGGATATTAGAGACTATTCAGCAGGAGAAATTCGAGAGAAAGCAGGACTGAGTTCGAGCGATGAGATTGATGTAATGGTTGGTGGTCCGCCGTGCCAAGCCTTCAGCAGTGCAGGAAAGCGTCAAGGATTTAATGATGAGCGAGGCAATGTCTTTTTAACGTTCATCGATTTAATCATTGAGCTTAAACCCAGATTTGCAGTCATTGAAAACGTTCGAGGCTTGTTGTCCGCTCCCTTAAAACATAGACCTCATGAAATGAGAGGGAATAAATTTCCACCATTATCTCAAGATGAACAACGAGGAGGCGCATTACTTTTCATTACGCAACGGCTAAAAGATGCGGGATATAGTGTTTCTTTTAACCTGTACAATGCGGCTAATTTTGGGTCTCCGCAACAACGAGAAAGGGTGATCATGACTTGTAGTCGTGATCGCGAAAAACTTCCCTATCTCACACCAACTCATGCAGAAAAAAGTTTATATGAACTCCCAAAATGGAGGACATTAAGAGAGGCTCTTGAAGGTCTTCCTAAAGATGGACATCATTTTGTCAAATTTCCAGAAAAACGACTCAAGTATTACAGACTGCTGAAACCTGGACAATACTGGCGAAATTTGCCAGAAGAGCTACATCAAGAAGCATTAGGAGCTTCTTATCACGCAGGAGGCGGAAAAACGGGTTTTTACCGCAGGCTCGCTTGGGATAAACCGGCCCCAACGTTAGTAACCCACCCAGCTATGCCGGCAACTGATTTAGCCCATCCAGAAGAAGATAGACCGCTCAGTATTGAAGAATATAAGCGCATTCAAGAACTCCCAGACGATTGGATTATTGCGGGTACTTTACTCGAGCAATATCGGCAAGTTGGTAACGCCGTACCTTGCTCTCTAGGAAGAGCGGTCGCCAGGATGTTGCTATCTCACCTAAGGGGTGAGCCGCCTGTTAATTACCCAGATTTTCCGTATTCCCGCTACCATAAAACGGATGATGTCAGTTGGATGAGTGATATGGGGTGTTTTGAGGAATCCTCAACGAAACAACTGTCCCTTAATTTAGTTTGA
- a CDS encoding Ycf34 family protein produces MCICVNCQYVDRCITYHAVETQHQQPHLTNSPDFDPQEPSINVNIRSRDDYIEMEWDVVGCISFVQEMGKWARLRPGEAIPT; encoded by the coding sequence ATGTGTATCTGTGTAAACTGCCAGTACGTTGACCGTTGTATCACCTATCACGCGGTCGAAACCCAGCATCAGCAACCCCACCTCACAAATAGCCCCGATTTTGATCCCCAAGAACCCAGCATTAATGTCAATATCCGTTCTCGGGATGATTACATTGAAATGGAATGGGATGTGGTCGGCTGTATCAGCTTTGTGCAAGAGATGGGAAAATGGGCCCGGCTCCGACCGGGAGAAGCCATTCCCACCTAA
- a CDS encoding SinI family restriction endonuclease: protein MSVNFDSIISTLSSEESFLKIFEDAFSQQDQPLLEAHRTILSACYRNPGLSPTLKASTPEMLAKAWFKKYNDSYENRISRRISQLPGTVADPIVNIIINARLTGLTTEHLEQIKYAHRLSMSAENIQGLLLEDFLAEQLADYGWYCCWGESVRHVDFCNVDGSLLQVKNRSNSENSSSSRVRINQPIEKWYRVDARTGSYRWSYFNDKYNTDRFSEENFVAFVQQVLMGNPDSLAIEADNPWKELSDSSN, encoded by the coding sequence ATGTCTGTTAATTTCGATAGCATTATTAGTACTTTAAGTTCTGAAGAAAGCTTTTTAAAGATTTTTGAAGATGCGTTCTCTCAACAAGATCAGCCATTGCTTGAAGCACACCGAACGATTCTCTCGGCCTGCTACAGAAATCCAGGACTTTCTCCAACCCTAAAAGCCAGCACCCCAGAAATGCTAGCCAAGGCTTGGTTTAAAAAGTATAACGATAGCTACGAAAATCGAATTTCAAGACGGATCTCACAACTCCCAGGCACCGTTGCCGATCCAATTGTCAATATAATCATTAACGCTCGACTGACAGGACTAACCACAGAGCATCTGGAGCAAATTAAATATGCCCATCGTCTATCAATGTCTGCTGAAAATATTCAGGGACTACTCCTAGAGGATTTTCTAGCTGAGCAACTTGCTGATTATGGTTGGTATTGTTGTTGGGGAGAATCTGTTCGGCACGTAGATTTTTGCAATGTTGATGGTTCTCTCCTACAAGTCAAAAACCGTAGTAACTCAGAAAATAGTTCATCATCCAGGGTAAGGATTAACCAGCCTATTGAAAAGTGGTATCGAGTTGATGCCAGAACAGGTTCCTATCGATGGTCTTATTTTAACGATAAGTACAATACAGACCGCTTTTCAGAAGAAAATTTTGTTGCTTTTGTTCAACAAGTTCTAATGGGTAATCCAGATTCCTTAGCCATTGAAGCGGACAATCCTTGGAAGGAGTTGTCGGATTCATCAAACTAA
- a CDS encoding CCA tRNA nucleotidyltransferase gives MSPITVEISPWPMPCSLSPFPHLRQQLPFDLEILPESACLVGGAVRDALLGRRREYLDWDFVVPQQAIEIAQALARQYHAGFVILDKVRQIARVVFAQGTVDFAQQEGATLEQDLGRRDFTVNAIAYNLHQECLIDPLSGVKDLELGVLRMVSAHNLADDPLRLLRAYRQAAQLQFDLDPATRVTLRALADQIKTVAAERVQAEFNYLLGSPRGSQWLLAAWQDGLLSYWFPQANLDALSAICCIDLAVATVKTQLSLTERQAFFQALGKKGIAIAKLASLVSPVPEQAEQELEHLKYSRHEIRAVGAILKSYPALGETGLEQNLRRQYFFFLDVGKHFAPFVLYALAHSPQLALIFALLRHYLDPQDRIAHPQSLISGNDLIQNLRLRPGPFIGQLLIEVQVAQVEGRLTTATEALVYAQKLAAENGPR, from the coding sequence GTGTCCCCGATTACCGTTGAAATCAGCCCTTGGCCCATGCCCTGTTCCCTCAGTCCCTTCCCCCATCTGCGCCAACAACTTCCCTTTGATCTGGAAATACTGCCGGAGTCAGCCTGTTTAGTGGGAGGAGCGGTGCGGGATGCTCTCTTGGGCCGTCGTCGGGAGTATCTAGACTGGGATTTTGTCGTTCCCCAGCAGGCCATCGAGATTGCCCAGGCCCTGGCCCGTCAATACCATGCTGGTTTCGTCATCCTAGATAAGGTGCGTCAGATTGCGCGGGTCGTCTTTGCCCAGGGCACCGTGGATTTTGCCCAGCAGGAAGGGGCCACCCTAGAGCAGGATTTAGGACGACGGGACTTTACCGTCAATGCCATTGCCTACAATTTGCACCAGGAATGTCTGATCGATCCCCTCAGCGGCGTAAAGGATTTGGAATTAGGGGTGTTGAGGATGGTGTCGGCCCATAATTTGGCCGATGACCCCCTGCGTCTGTTGCGGGCCTATCGCCAAGCGGCCCAACTTCAATTTGACCTTGATCCCGCCACTCGTGTCACCCTGCGGGCCCTGGCTGATCAGATTAAAACCGTGGCCGCCGAGCGCGTCCAAGCGGAATTTAACTACCTTTTGGGCAGTCCTCGGGGGAGTCAATGGCTCCTAGCGGCCTGGCAGGATGGCTTACTAAGTTACTGGTTTCCCCAGGCCAATTTGGATGCTCTGAGTGCCATTTGCTGTATCGATCTGGCCGTTGCCACGGTCAAAACCCAACTTAGTCTGACGGAGCGCCAGGCCTTTTTCCAGGCCTTGGGTAAAAAGGGCATTGCCATTGCTAAGTTGGCGAGCTTGGTCTCCCCAGTACCTGAACAAGCAGAACAGGAACTAGAGCACCTGAAGTACTCCCGCCATGAAATCCGGGCCGTAGGGGCCATCCTTAAAAGTTATCCGGCCCTAGGTGAAACGGGCCTGGAACAGAATTTACGACGACAATACTTCTTCTTTCTCGATGTGGGGAAGCATTTTGCTCCCTTTGTCCTCTATGCGCTGGCCCATAGTCCCCAGTTGGCCCTTATTTTCGCCCTGCTCCGGCATTACCTCGACCCCCAGGACAGAATTGCCCATCCGCAATCCCTCATTTCTGGTAATGACCTAATCCAAAACCTACGCCTCCGTCCAGGCCCTTTCATTGGCCAACTGTTAATCGAAGTACAAGTCGCTCAGGTGGAAGGACGGCTCACCACTGCTACCGAGGCCCTAGTCTATGCCCAAAAACTAGCGGCGGAGAATGGCCCTCGGTAA
- a CDS encoding cytochrome c biogenesis protein gives MTLSESSASPKESLAPARFLLKTIADLRLAIVLLLLIAIFSISGTVIEQGETLAFYQANYPTEPALFGFLSWQVILALGLNHVYQTWWFLSLLILFGSSLIACTWFRQWPALKAARRWQYYQKPRQFQKLALGFSLPQTSLGGIVEPLQTRGYRVFQDGPKLYARKGLVGKIGPIVVHAAMIIILIGAIWGALAGFLAQEMVASGETFQVKNIIEAGPLAKGQIPKDWGIRVNRFWIDYTPSGAIDQFYSDLSVVDTDGQELDRKTIFVNQPLRYRGVTFYQTNWGIAGVKAQINNSPIFQLPMAPLPTEQGGKLWGTWIPTKPDLSEGVALLTKDLQGTMILYDQAGNLSSAVRPGMSLEVNGVTLKILELVGSTGLQIKADPGIPLVYLGFGLLMVGVVMSYFSHSQVWALYQEADHTLYLGGRTNRAQVHFERELLALVKQLTAEATPGTSPTTVNN, from the coding sequence ATGACCCTGTCCGAATCTTCTGCGTCTCCGAAGGAGAGCCTTGCCCCGGCCCGTTTCCTGCTCAAGACCATTGCGGATCTGCGCTTGGCCATTGTCCTACTGTTATTGATTGCGATTTTTAGCATCAGCGGTACGGTCATTGAACAGGGCGAAACCCTGGCCTTTTACCAGGCCAATTACCCCACGGAACCGGCCCTGTTTGGCTTTTTGAGTTGGCAGGTCATCCTGGCCCTGGGCCTGAACCATGTCTATCAAACTTGGTGGTTTCTCTCTCTGCTGATTCTCTTTGGCAGTAGTCTGATTGCTTGTACTTGGTTTCGTCAATGGCCGGCCCTCAAGGCCGCCCGTCGCTGGCAATACTACCAAAAGCCCCGACAGTTCCAGAAGCTGGCCCTGGGTTTTTCCTTACCCCAAACCTCCCTCGGTGGGATTGTGGAACCGCTACAAACTCGGGGTTATCGGGTTTTTCAAGACGGGCCGAAACTCTACGCTCGCAAGGGCCTAGTCGGTAAAATTGGCCCGATTGTTGTCCATGCTGCCATGATCATTATTTTGATCGGGGCCATTTGGGGGGCCTTGGCCGGATTTCTAGCCCAAGAAATGGTGGCCAGTGGGGAAACCTTTCAGGTGAAAAATATCATTGAGGCTGGCCCTTTGGCCAAGGGCCAAATTCCCAAGGACTGGGGGATTCGGGTTAATCGTTTTTGGATTGACTACACTCCCAGCGGCGCCATCGACCAATTCTATTCCGACCTATCCGTGGTCGATACCGACGGCCAAGAACTAGACCGCAAAACCATTTTTGTGAATCAACCCCTGCGCTATCGGGGGGTCACCTTTTATCAAACCAATTGGGGCATTGCCGGAGTCAAGGCTCAGATCAATAACAGTCCGATTTTTCAGCTTCCCATGGCCCCGTTACCGACGGAACAGGGGGGCAAACTCTGGGGTACCTGGATTCCCACCAAGCCCGACTTGAGCGAAGGGGTGGCACTGCTCACTAAAGACCTCCAGGGCACCATGATCCTCTATGACCAAGCGGGCAATCTCTCCAGTGCGGTACGTCCTGGCATGAGCCTTGAGGTGAACGGCGTGACGCTTAAAATACTTGAGTTGGTGGGCAGTACCGGCCTGCAAATCAAAGCCGATCCGGGAATTCCGCTGGTTTATCTGGGTTTTGGCCTATTGATGGTGGGAGTCGTGATGAGCTATTTTTCCCATTCCCAAGTCTGGGCCCTTTACCAAGAAGCCGATCACACCCTCTACCTTGGCGGTCGCACTAACCGGGCCCAGGTTCATTTCGAGCGAGAATTATTGGCGCTAGTGAAGCAATTAACCGCCGAGGCTACTCCAGGCACTTCGCCAACAACTGTAAATAATTAA